From Plasmodium falciparum 3D7 genome assembly, chromosome: 9, one genomic window encodes:
- a CDS encoding selenide water dikinase, putative, whose product MRICKRIDPVIDIVIVGFGMSSKSFVDIFLSKNELKGVNITIISKNTFVFLDKYVQCIELCKDTYIDIYKYCKERNILFINEEVESIDSDKKIIKFSSDRNHLCYDYLLCDFDYKSSYLMNNNDLSHMNIYTYKDKNLFFYYTHIIYLSLIKSQNNKITDKKEYMKWKTFFFKNIPLEKFYNFCSYNDKYVENIIDIYNFFDILLNNNIPYYDFKIVQEKVKILNVLKNKNPLIKEIVKNENYNFHFSNNEEKDETKQTNNSSDNIFQFLILCDENNYNFGKNLYYEIFENLHKISISVKIIYVHIINEEKCNKKENINDTISNNNIKNNIKNNIYNNNMKCSKFCSYFVQVREIKQVKKSEDKLFIEYIDMNNKLSTIFFDECINITNLKYPSYIYKSGYDIDNNKNINNFCQYYKDESLYFPNQITNYDTYTICQNVYINIYNNIHKKKYISIDNVKDHIYIYNWKQKHITIEHFSINHIYELLINIYNKIIKIIKFNLIYIYKHPLTQNKVKPFLMNKKYLIDNYLNEKKKKIKTIEKKNKSSSIDLFINLIMYIYNQFLYYIAHFENIFVHTKQEEHNLNTNNNSKMKTNCNVKNIKNTNQNTELLPAYMYDEYKKEYENRLIIKKKTSYKLVQHNNNNNSIELNEDNNKNDYVKGTDDTFVIVECNNFGKEAMLDTSDNKKVQSYIKESIDKIINRNTCGGCGSKVPSNVLSNSLKSLDIFNSPNVYLGVEGSDDCCIFVHSKSKNTEQSPALVQTIDFFKSFIDDEYILGSIIAIHSLSDIYSMGGTGICALCVLIVKDNIERKLQQRLENVLTGCCQKLKEERCVLSGGHTCAGNENYVGLAVTGKIKKRKEKKSQQKNGNKNIMKFEQDKNENEGNSHIEQLINQNNINNINNVQFEEDEHKINKETNSYFEKHQMLKENYLFLPKGNGDIKNGDVIITTKMFGFGFIMAAHIIKKAKARWIYSCLDEMLISNRKSGLYFLQNNAKACTDVTGFGILGHLNEMLKCSRKEIYLHHKKTNYKHNDNLDQTTKDGYSKNQDKQIKQKKIFNRCDQNNNKLNMLGAKIKLNNIIIAEGVQECIENNIYSSMYKKNHYLCNNIINLDEAQLYSKYGILFDPQTSGGLMAIVQREKATQILSDLKNMGYPNSSIIGEIINVQYEKFNNKSIQDISLSDYLDTTDSIYVEL is encoded by the coding sequence ATGAGGATATGTAAAAGAATTGACCCTGTGATTGATATTGTTATTGTAGGATTTGGGATGAGTAGTAAAAGTTTTGTGGACATATTTTTATcgaaaaatgaattaaaaggtgtaaatataacaataataagtAAGAAtacttttgtatttttagATAAATATGTACAATGTATTGAATTATGTAAGGATacttatattgatatatataaatattgtaaaGAGAggaatattctttttattaacgAAGAAGTTGAAAGCATTGATTCTgataagaaaattataaaatttagtTCTGATAGAAATCATTTATGttatgattatttattatgtgaTTTTGATTATAAGAGTTCCTAtttaatgaataataatgatttaagtcatatgaatatatatacatataaggataagaatttatttttttattatacacatataatatatttatctttaataaaatcacaaaataataaaataactgataaaaaggaatatatgaaatggaaaacatttttttttaaaaatatacctttagaaaaattttataatttttgttcatataatgataaatatgtggaaaatattatagacatttataatttttttgatattctattaaataataatataccatATTATGATTTTAAAATAGTTCAGGAAAAAgtcaaaatattaaatgttttgaagaataaaaatcctttaattaaagaaattgtaaaaaatgaaaattataattttcatttctCTAATAATGAGGAAAAGGATGAAACAAAGCAAACAAATAATTCTAGTGATAATATATTCcagtttttaatattatgtgatgaaaataattataattttggaaaaaatttatactatgaaatttttgaaaatttacataaaatatcTATATCGGTTaagataatatatgtacatataataaatgaagaaaaatgtaataaaaaggaaaatataaatgatacgataagtaataataatattaaaaataatattaaaaataatatttataataataatatgaagtGCTCAAAgttttgttcatattttgtTCAGGTTCGTGAAATAAAACAAGTAAAAAAAAGCGAAGATAAACTttttatagaatatatagatatgaataataaattaagtaccattttttttgatgaatgtataaatataactaatttaaaatatccatcatatatttataaatctGGTTAtgatattgataataataaaaatattaataatttttgtcaatattataaagatgaatcattatattttccaAATCAAATAACAAATTATGATACTTATACCATATGTCAAAATgtgtatattaatatttataataatatacataaaaaaaaatatattagtatTGATAATGTAAAAGAtcatatctatatatataattggaAACAAAAACATATAACTATTGAACATTTTTCAATTAATCacatatatgaattattaataaatatttataacaaaatcattaaaataatcaaatttaatttaatttatatatataaacatccTCTTACACAAAATAAAGTGAAACCCTttttaatgaataaaaaatatcttatagataattatttaaatgaaaaaaaaaaaaaaataaaaacaatagaaaaaaaaaataaatcttcTTCTATTGATTTGTtcataaatttaattatgtacatatataaccaatttttatattatatagcccattttgaaaatatatttgtccACACCAAACAAGAAGAACATAAtcttaatacaaataataatagtaaaatGAAAACTAACTGTAAtgtcaaaaatataaagaacacTAATCAGAACACAGAATTATTACCTGCATATATGTATGacgaatataaaaaagagtACGAAAACAGATTgataattaaaaagaaaacttCTTATAAACTCGtacaacataataataataataatagtatcgaattaaatgaagataataataaaaatgattatgtCAAGGGAACAGATGATACATTTGTTATTGTAGAATGTAATAATTTTGGAAAGGAAGCTATGCTTGATACATCAGATAACAAAAAAGTACAAtcttatataaaagaaagtatcgacaaaataattaatagaAATACATGTGGAGGATGTGGTTCAAAAGTTCCATCTAATGTATTATCTAATTCTTTAAAATCATTagatatttttaattctcCAAATGTTTATTTAGGAGTTGAAGGAAGTGATGATTGTTGTATATTTGTTCATAGTAAATCCAAAAACACTGAACAAAGTCCTGCTCTTGTCCAGACAAtcgatttttttaaatcatttattgatgatgaatatatattaggaTCAATAATAGCTATTCATTCATTGTCTGATATATATAGTATGGGGGGCACAGGGATATGTGCATTGTGTGTTCTTATAGTAAAGGATAATATTGAAAGAAAATTACAACAAAGATTAGAAAATGTTCTAACCGGATGTTGTCAAAAATTAAAGGAAGAGAGATGTGTGTTAAGTGGAGGACACACTTGTGCAGGTAATGAAAACTACGTGGGTTTGGCTGTTACCggaaagataaaaaaaagaaaagaaaaaaaaagccAACAAAAAAATGGTAACAAAAATATCATGAAATTTGAAcaagataaaaatgaaaatgaaggTAATTCACATATAGAACAATTAATTAAtcagaataatataaataatataaataatgttcaatttgaagaagatgaacataaaataaataaagaaactaattcatattttgaaaaaCACCAAATGTTAAAGGAAAATTACCTTTTCTTACCCAAAGGTAATggagatataaaaaatggagaTGTCATTATTACAACAAAAATGTTTGGTTTCGGATTTATTATGGCAGCacatattatcaaaaaagCAAAAGCTAGATGGATATATAGTTGCCTTGATGAAATGTTAATATCTAATAGAAAAAGtggtttatattttcttcaaaaTAATGCCAAGGCATGTACAGATGTTACAGGGTTTGGTATATTAGGACATTTAAATGAAATGTTGAAATGTTcaagaaaagaaatttatttacatcataaaaaaacaaattataaacaCAATGATAATTTGGATCAAACTACAAAAGATGGTTATAGTAAAAATCaagataaacaaataaaacaaaagaaaatttttaataggtgtgatcaaaataataacaaactTAATATGTTGGGTGCAAAAATTAaacttaataatattattatagcaGAAGGGGTACAAGAATgtattgaaaataatatatattcatccatgtataaaaaaaatcattatttatgtaataatataataaatctaGATGAAGCACAATTATATAGCAAATATGGAATTCTTTTTGACCCTCAAACAAGTGGAGGATTAATGGCTATAGTTCAGAGGGAAAAGGCTACTCAAATATTGTCTGATTTGAAAAATATGGGATATCCTAATTCTTCAATTATAggtgaaataataaatgttcaatatgaaaaatttaataataaatctatACAAGATATATCATTATCTGATTATTTGGATACAACCGATTCTATATATGTAGAATTGTAA
- a CDS encoding DNA repair protein REV1, putative, producing the protein MDIEYGGARDFEKYVCNKEEKIPLSYNKKYLAEIEESHKKCKNDSLLFMNCNFYIDDFVSFFSICNTLDNSNTQTKCIYRNEKDSVEDSKELNNYMNNNSINKTTLGKFNMENKMEYNYTSINEHNNNNYYINKIHNDSVFKYQDMDKTPMKNNIDNNSNNNNNNNDNNNNNGNTYLYDNYLEDQFNQTIKNRYSCTPNDQISTCTKSFNTCIKTYEEQASSSCKKNVYNSYINKKENLEILIVQNGGVIHNTLTSKVTHIISNNMALGSKKYMDYKKAIKKSKVFIVIDQYIFDCVNMQCRLPEQSYLPSMLRYNCHQITEYFSLRKKDKEQNKKMQNKKIQDKINNDQNFLKEHKEGEQNNVTILDTSKCDKQLNDYYVEKKLSTCHNKTSVNNNLNKTDMYGTKEDNNLLIHKDIGNNENLNYINEQKVREENNNEEKKENITNNDNINKHLEILNMNMDYEHVKKFIICNSNEYFKRLQEYYLEKELKENIYSNVSSNLYLNKNTFEDFCRKYRILNYLSDEEIKWLKCKSELNINIKNLWENDIIHFFFDLVLRKKEHFKNNTVGNNNIGNNHNIGNNNNIGNNHNIGNNNNNIGNNNNNTQSYTDINKSSSYICENLIESISAYLYNSRLYILGNWNYISKELFNFDDIKEYEKGSKKFVYLYIDFDNYFLNASIRNKICMYEKKKSMNNEIFCVCHSLKKEDSYGIISSTNYWGKKNKILKGMVKGEATKMNKNINFVKYDFSNILKCSYLFLLVLINYSKNVRVLSVDESILQLFYEKEEDIFIISKKISDDIYRLTNLSVSIGISHDLSTSRKALKFCKKRFMFFDFYHHFNIFIKKYISLKNKESNITPEASNDDNIKSNTISDDKIINGKLKHMIEQNKNVNGTNNTDDYRTNWMSDDKLKDLFKEYLSFEKKRKSELKYNENNKEKYNMNIDNIYFMNLIKGKREKEVEYIYNKFLEMNKENIEQMVNTYFEEVIHPVSTYFFFYKPNEYYFNILKNMNYLNGYFISFNMYYLPHIENDSNNNNNNNNHHHSNNNLHSNNNFHSNNNWLNNKMDRNINKKELENNDEKKSINISVNYGVRFNKINDFYYLIYFMTKQLYLRLKIKNLKAKLLHVNFFIKAENENVNPMKYLGRGRVIRISSKIKLNQHTNCFFVYFFKVIHTFDFLANNLSDLRGVQIICSDTINENKTHVNKKSILYYFYVNTEKNIKNKKNCKYVASWKDDNFLEVPQKVNDKDQVQENVKDPHQINENKIHLHNIMLSSQKKNETNKKETNGKISKNNINSSSILSYIKDKNKGTNILTSQINWTHSNNNNNNNNNNTYSRKEIRKTVRKGTSTSIKRKIKNKINTHIRYDKNIRNNKLYHYEYKQNILNYFVHNNHNSNRTQNLIHKKENNFQNNQNVSLCSSSKTINKGFKRKCNILRSNANFLNIRKKIKITKNYKISDFFPSILKKKIYIRNNKNIYDDEIKTYGNGNIIMHTNIFDSIINKKIKKENDEENDEENEENEQNEKNEKNELCDKNYHMKKQFTCCYFRYKEITQYLVHKEKLFEENHKCNDLCRNDIFCFTYICNNLFLFNHTNDKLNLYLYIKKIINSYRSYFHNTFEEHDCVCNNTLKKDQENIYYLNKFMVKVIDDICEMLHKKRYIDVLQNFLKNFKYVWSLNNELFPEIFQRILIKYNINHMTT; encoded by the coding sequence atggatATAGAATATGGAGGAGCTCGagattttgaaaaatatgtttGTAATAAGGAGGAGAAGATTCCTCTgtcttataataaaaaatatcttGCCGAAATAGAAGAAAGTCATAAGAAATGTAAGAAtgattcattattatttatgaattgtaatttttatattgatgATTTTGTAagttttttttctatatgtaATACATTAGACAATTCTAATACACAAAcgaaatgtatatataggAATGAAAAAGATTCAGTGGAGGATTCAAAAGAATTAAacaattatatgaataacaaTAGTATTAATAAAACAACGTTAGGTAAGtttaatatggaaaataaaatggaatataattatacttCTATTAacgaacataataataataattattatataaataagataCATAATGATTCTGTTTTTAAATATCAAGATATGGATAAAACACCTATGAAAAATAACatagataataatagtaataataataataataataatgataataataataataatggtaatACATATTTGTATGATAATTATCTAGAAGACCAATTTAAtcaaacaataaaaaatcgATATAGTTGTACTCCCAATGATCAAATAAGCACTTGTACAAAAAGTTTTAATACATgtataaaaacatatgaaGAACAAGCTTCTTCAAGTTGTAAAAagaatgtatataattcttatattaacaaaaaagaGAATCTTGAAATATTAATAGTTCAAAACGGAGGAGTAATACATAATACATTGACCAGCAAAGTAACACACATTATTAGTAATAACATGGCATTAGGTTCTAAGAAATATATGGATTATAAAAAAGCTATAAAAAAATCTAAAGTCTTCATAGTTATAGATCAATATATTTTCGATTGTGTAAACATGCAATGTCGTTTACCTGAACAATCATATCTACCTTCCATGTTACGTTACAATTGTCATCAAATAACCGAATATTTTTccttaagaaaaaaagataaggaacaaaacaaaaaaatgcaaaacaaaaaaatacaagacaaaataaataatgatcaAAATTTTTTGAAGGAACATAAAGAAGGtgaacaaaataatgtaACCATTTTAGATACCTCAAAATGTGATAAACAAttaaatgattattatgtAGAGAAAAAATTAAGTACTTGTCATAATAAGACAagtgttaataataatttaaataaaactGATATGTATGGAACAAAAGAGgacaataatttattaatacataaagATATAGGGAACAATGAAaatttgaattatataaacgAGCAAAAAGTCcgtgaagaaaataataatgaagaaaaaaaagaaaacattactaataatgataatataaataaacacctagaaatattaaatatgaatatggaTTATGAGCATGTaaagaaatttataatatgtaattcGAATGAATATTTCAAAAGGTTACAAGAATATTATTTGGAAAAAGagttaaaagaaaatatatattctaacGTTTCatcaaatttatatttaaataaaaacacaTTTGAGGACTTTTGTAGGAAATACagaatattaaattatttaagtgatgaagaaattaaatggttaaaatgtaaaagtgaattaaatataaatataaaaaatctttgggaaaatgatataattcattttttctttgatTTAGtcttaagaaaaaaagaacattTCAAAAACAATACTgttggtaataataatattggaaATAACCATAATATTggaaataacaataatattgGAAATAACCATAATATTGgaaataacaataacaatattggtaataataataataatacacaatCCTATACAGATATAAACAAATCGAGCAGttatatatgtgaaaatTTAATAGAGAGTATTAGCGCCTATCTATACAATTCTCGACTATACATTTTAGGTAATTGGAATTATATATCtaaagaattatttaattttgatgatataaaagaatatgagAAAGGATCGAAGAAATTTGTTTACTTATATATCGATTTTGACAATTACTTTTTAAATGCAagtataagaaataaaatttgtatgtatgagaaaaagaaatcgatgaataatgaaatattttgTGTATGCCATAGTTTAAAAAAGGAAGATAGTTATGGTATTATTAGTTCAACAAATTATtgggggaaaaaaaataaaatacttaAAGGTATGGTCAAGGGGGAAGCTACAAAAAtgaataagaatataaattttgtaaaatatgattttagtaatatattaaaatgtagttatttatttttattagtattaataaattattctaAAAATGTTCGTGTATTATCAGTAGACGAATCAATACTTCAactattttatgaaaaagaagaagacatttttataatatccaAAAAAATTTCTGATGATATTTATAGACTAACTAATTTAAGTGTATCCATAGGAATTTCTCATGATTTAAGTACATCAAGAAAGGCTTTAAAGTTTTGTAAAAAGCGTTTTAtgttttttgatttttatcatcattttaatatttttataaagaagTATATTAGCTTAAAAAATAAGGAGAGTAACATAACTCCAGAAGCTTCCAacgatgataatataaaaagcaATACTATATCAGATGATAAAATCATTAATGGCaaattaaaacatatgatagagcaaaataaaaatgtaaatggtACTAATAATACGGATGATTATAGAACAAATTGGATGAGTGATGATAAACTTAAGGATTTATTTAAGGAATATCTTtcctttgaaaaaaaaaggaaaagtgaattaaaatataatgaaaataataaagagaaATACAACAtgaatatagataatatatattttatgaatcTTATAAAAGGAAAGAGAGAAAAAGAagttgaatatatttataataaattccttgaaatgaataaagaaaatattgaaCAAATGGTAAATACCTATTTTGAAGAAGTAATTCATCCAGTgagtacatatttttttttttataaaccaaatgaatattattttaatattttaaaaaatatgaattatttaaatggatattttatttcatttaatatgtattatctTCCACATATTGAAAATGatagtaacaataataataataataataatcatcatcatagtaacaataatcttcatagtaacaataattttcatagtaacaataattggttaaataacaaaatggatagaaatataaataaaaaagaattagaaaACAACGATGAAAAGAAAAGTATCAATATTAGTGTTAATTATGGTGTGaggtttaataaaataaacgaCTTTTATTAtctcatatattttatgaccAAACAGTTGTATTTAcgtttaaaaataaagaatttgaAAGCTAAACTTTTACATGTAAACTTTTTTATCAAAGccgaaaatgaaaatgtaaaTCCTATGAAATATCTAGGTAGAGGAAGAGTTATTAGAATAAGtagtaaaattaaattaaatcaaCATACCAAttgtttttttgtatatttttttaaagttaTACATACATTTGATTTCTTAGCAAATAATTTAAGTGATTTAAGAGGTGTTCAAATTATTTGTTCAGATACCATTAATGAAAACAAAACTcatgttaataaaaaaagtattttatattatttctacgtaaatacagaaaaaaatattaaaaacaagaaaaactGTAAATATGTAGCAAGCTGGAAAGATGACAATTTTTTAGAAGTACCACAAAAAGTGAATGATAAGGATCAGGTGCAAGAAAATGTAAAAGACCCTCaccaaataaatgaaaataaaatacatctgcataatataatgttatcatcacaaaagaaaaatgaaacaaacaaaaaagaaacaaatgggaaaatatcaaaaaataatataaatagttcAAGTATATTAAGTTacataaaagataaaaataaaggcACTAACATATTAACAAGTCAAATTAATTGGACacatagtaataataataataataataataataataatacatatagtAGAAAAGAAATTCGTAAAACTGTAAGAAAAGGAACAAGTACAAGtatcaaaagaaaaataaaaaacaaaataaatacacatatacgttatgataaaaatataaggaataataaattatatcattatgaatataaacaaaatattctaaattattttgtacataataatcataatagtAATAGGACTCAGAATCTAATACATAAGaaggaaaataattttcaaaataatcaaaatgttTCTTTATGTTCTTCATCAAAAACTATAAATAAAGGTTTTAAAAGGAAATGTAACATTCTAAGAAGTAATgctaattttttaaatattagaaaaaaaataaaaattacgaagaattataaaatatctgACTTTTTCCCaagtatattaaaaaaaaaaatatatataagaaataataaaaatatatatgatgatgaaataaaaacatatggtaatggaaatattataatgcATACTAATATATTCGATAgtattattaataagaaaattaaaaaagaaaatgatgaagaaaatgatgaagaaaatgaagagaATGAacagaatgaaaaaaatgaaaagaatgaattatgtgataaaaattatcatatGAAAAAACAATTTACATGTTGTTATTTCCgttataaagaaataacaCAATATCTAGtacataaagaaaaattgTTTGAGGAAAATCATAAATGTAATGATTTATGTAGAAATGACATATTCtgttttacatatatttgtaataacttatttttattcaatcatacaaatgataaattaaatttatatttatatataaaaaaaattatcaattCATATAGATCATATTTTCATAACACATTTGAAGAACATGATTGTGTTTGTAATAATACTTTAAAAAAGGatcaagaaaatatatattacttaaaTAAGTTTATGGTCAAAGTTATAGATGATATATGTGAAATGTTgcataaaaaaagatatattgatgttttacaaaattttctaaaaaattttaagtaTGTTTGGtctttaaataatgaattatttCCAGAAATCTTTCAACGAATATTAATcaaatacaatataaatcatatgaccacctaa
- a CDS encoding SNARE protein: protein MNLLAIFLTKYVEDVIFLCNATDLNSYSFIKKKAFKEAAFFVARTIPSRIEYNTKEIITHENNTVFAFKYEDNICPIVIATDDYPERVAFYMINEIYRDFISTIPKEEWSSVKQDNKISFNLYTYLTKYKDPLNCDAITQTNIKINENIEKVRVTMDALIRNRENLDVLVDKSKDLSSTTKQLFKQSKKLKKKQCCSIM, encoded by the exons ATGAATTTATTAGCAATTTTTTTGACAAAATATGTAGAAGATGTTATTTTCCTTTGTAATGCCACAGATTTAAATTc ttattcttttataaaaaaaaaggccTTTAAAGAAGCCGCCTTTTTTGTGGCTAGAACTATTCCATCACGG aTAGAATATAATACcaaagaaataataactCATGAAAATAATACAGTTTTCGCTTTTAAATATGAAGACAATATTTGTCCTATTGTAATAGCTACAGACGATTATCCGGAaag GGTTgctttttatatgataaatgaGATTTATAGAGATTTCATAAGTACCATTCCCAAGGAAGAATGGTCGAGTGTAAAACAAGACAATAAAATATCGTTTAAtttgtatacatatttaacaaaatataag GACCCTTTAAATTGCGACGCCATAACccaaacaaatataaaaattaatgaaaatatt gaaAAAGTTAGAGTAACCATGGATGCTCTTATAAGGAATAGAGAAAATTTGGACGTCCTTGTTGATAAGAGCAAGGATCTTTCAT caACGACAAAACAGTTATTCAAACAAAGTAAAAAACTGAAGAAGAAGCAATGTTGCAGCATTAtgtga
- a CDS encoding actin-like protein, putative: protein MSEEENNKKNYSPITQSLYLKLKNPISLHVNVENSPTSSEKKRRLNYHRTSFSSFSNTTCSDILKLNKYLNIENNILLLALNNYSFKFGLINKLDYKIQSLRLPHIEIIEPWKELGYLFPPYKNYNIIEECIYYSFTNVYKFDLKNKDIFIPFSSKNSMNDFSSIGDILFESFEVKSICFKEPSFVSSLIILEELKNEKEKSLFYNEDVKEKENHYHNINMKDNKQKNEKDEKDEKDIPNMNDNSKSKYTKKNLNYNTKKNNEYSNECLIHLKELNLFNFTAVIINIGSTKTSCTPIINGIPLLDLTEFYYIGGYDIDNQIYEEMKKHEKEQKEISIDIARVAKEKRIFTPKNKEECQYLSILYNKNPKNYFITPFELNVNKIFESAVNSTEIFFSPYALDTYVKTESYKNLHTYDFNFNFLFVQNTLPTVIYNTIQNCPIDYRKELLRNIYLTGGSSIIRGFRQRLENELYELINNINFYNKACVQVHLFKRKLLQKYAIYSGSHYFLEIFNYDYYSVTRQDYQEEGERILEKFSLQGKLLY, encoded by the coding sequence atgagtGAGGaagagaataataaaaaaaactacAGTCCAATTACACAAAGTTTATACTTGAAATTAAAGAACCCTATAAGCTTACATGTGAATGTTGAAAATTCGCCGACGTCAAGCGAAAAAAAGAGAAGACTAAATTATCATAGAACAAGTTTCAGTAGTTTTTCAAATACTACATGTagtgatatattaaaattaaataaatatttaaatatagaaaataacaTATTGTTATTAGCCTTAAATAACTACTCGTTTAAATTTggattaataaataaattagatTATAAAATACAAAGTTTAAGGTTACCTCATATTGAAATAATCGAACCATGGAAAGAACTAGGTTATTTATTTCCcccatataaaaattataatattatagaagAATGCATCTATTACTCTTttacaaatgtatataaatttgatttaaaaaataaagatatatttataccttTTTCAAGTAAAAATAGTATGAATGATTTCTCAAGTATTGgagatattttatttgaatcTTTTGAGGTTAAAAGTATTTGTTTTAAAGAACCCTCTTTTGTTTCTTCCCTCATTATTTTAGAGGAActcaaaaatgaaaaagagaaatccttattttataatgaaGACGtgaaagaaaaggaaaatcaTTATCATAACATTAATATGAAggataataaacaaaaaaatgaaaaggatgAAAAGGATGAAAAGGATATACCAAACATGAACGATAATTCAAAAagtaaatatacaaaaaaaaatttaaattataatacaaaaaaaaataatgaatactCAAATGAATGTCTAATACATTTAAAAGAGTTAAATCTGTTCAATTTTACTGCTGTTATTATCAATATAGGAAGTACAAAAACGAGCTGTACCCCTATAATAAATGGTATACCGTTACTTGACCTTACTGAATTTTACTATATAGGAGGATATGATATAGATAATCaaatatatgaagaaatgaaaaaacatGAAAAAGAGCAAAAAGAAATATCTATAGATATTGCAAGAGTTGCTAAAGAAAAACGTATTTTCACACCAAAGAATAAAGAAGAATGTCAATATTTATCTAtactttataataaaaatcctaagaattattttattactcCTTTCGAATTaaatgttaataaaatatttgagTCGGCTGTTAATTCTACTGAAATATTCTTTTCCCCATATGCTCTAGATACCTATGTTAAGACAGAgagttataaaaatttacataCGTACGATTTCAattttaatttcttattCGTACAAAATACATTACCTACGGTTATATATAACACTATTCAAAATTGTCCAATTGATTATAGAAAGGAATTGCTAAGAAATATCTATCTTACAGGAGGTTCGAGTATTATAAGAGGCTTTAGACAAAGATTGGAGAATGAACTCTatgaattaattaataatatcaatttttataataaagcTTGTGTTCAAGTTCATCTTTTCAAAAGgaaattattacaaaaatatgcTATATATTCAGGATCTCATTATTTTCTAGAAATTTtcaattatgattattatagtGTTACAAGGCAAGATTATCAAGAAGAAGGTGAAAGAATCTTGGAAAAATTTAGTTTACAGgggaaattattatattag